One Acidimicrobiia bacterium genomic region harbors:
- a CDS encoding dehydrogenase, which translates to MEDLAQFRTEVQSFYATLPDLLSGLDDPLERGRAYLAARYDAGLGALDYPIETGGRGLDKEFINTFRKEAPSRESANAVFGFGIGINMALPTLRDYGSTELQQRFLRPGLRGDEIWCQLYSEPGAGSDLAGLTTSAKLDGDQWVVSGQKVWTSGASDADFGILLARTNPDVPKHQGISMMILPMKQPGVEVRPLHQMTGVSSFNEVFITEAKIPAPWVVGAPGEGWRMAVALLSYERSSIGAGGGRRPITVERLISLAQESEAHQDPIVRQDLATLFTNRKIIEWLNRRPGIHPSLTKLWRTKEGRAAAATATRLAHMQVIAWEGKPLGNDKKTLTYGICDAPALSLGGGTDEVQRNTLGERVLGLPREPTPDRNLAFKDTLKN; encoded by the coding sequence ATGGAGGACCTTGCTCAATTTCGCACCGAAGTTCAATCTTTTTATGCCACCCTGCCTGATTTACTCTCTGGTCTTGATGACCCCCTAGAGCGAGGAAGGGCCTACCTCGCTGCTCGCTACGATGCCGGTCTTGGGGCCCTTGACTATCCGATCGAAACCGGTGGCCGAGGCTTAGATAAAGAATTCATCAACACCTTTCGCAAAGAAGCCCCCAGTAGAGAATCCGCTAACGCAGTTTTTGGTTTTGGCATCGGTATCAATATGGCCCTGCCTACTTTGCGTGATTATGGCAGCACTGAATTACAGCAACGATTCCTCCGCCCCGGATTAAGAGGTGACGAAATATGGTGTCAACTTTATTCCGAACCCGGAGCCGGATCAGACCTCGCCGGGCTTACCACCAGTGCCAAACTTGACGGCGACCAGTGGGTGGTAAGTGGTCAAAAAGTCTGGACCTCCGGAGCCAGCGATGCCGACTTTGGCATACTGCTCGCTCGAACCAACCCTGACGTGCCAAAACACCAAGGCATCTCCATGATGATTCTCCCCATGAAACAACCGGGCGTCGAGGTGCGGCCCTTGCACCAGATGACCGGAGTATCCAGCTTCAACGAAGTGTTCATTACCGAAGCGAAAATCCCCGCTCCATGGGTTGTTGGTGCACCCGGCGAAGGCTGGCGCATGGCTGTCGCTTTATTGAGTTACGAGCGTTCCTCTATCGGGGCCGGGGGAGGCCGCCGCCCGATCACTGTTGAACGACTGATTTCCTTAGCGCAAGAGAGCGAGGCCCACCAAGACCCCATCGTTCGACAAGACTTGGCCACTCTTTTTACCAACCGAAAAATTATTGAGTGGTTAAACCGGCGCCCGGGCATTCACCCCTCGCTTACTAAACTCTGGCGCACCAAAGAGGGACGGGCCGCCGCTGCTACCGCCACCCGGTTAGCCCACATGCAAGTAATCGCCTGGGAAGGGAAACCTCTCGGCAACGATAAAAAAACGTTGACTTACGGAATATGTGATGCCCCAGCGCTTTCTTTAGGTGGAGGCACCGATGAAGTGCAACGAAATACTTTAGGTGAGCGTGTGCTTGGTTTGCCTCGCGAACCTACTCCAGACCGCAATCTTGCCTTCAAGGACACCCTCAAAAACTAA
- a CDS encoding tyrosine-protein phosphatase, with the protein MAVDQRVLISEANLRQVGGVPTEDGRFVNTGLLFRSGYLSDLSGDSFNLLQGLELRNMVDLRRLTESQERPHPKLLDCRVHAFSVSEDDNEFAVIANRLGEPGLSQQAPEMIAQYFAGNITHRLDRYRPVFQFVTNPDHYPLLFNCTAGKDRTGFVAAIVLRLLGVEESVVVDDFLLSNEVRRVWIDQKFVEFRDRLAQESGVAPESLDDDVLAPLRVLLLTQASFIEAVFAAVERQWSSWDVFRRDGLGIDDAQFSRFQKSLLV; encoded by the coding sequence ATGGCCGTTGACCAGCGCGTACTTATTTCTGAAGCAAATTTGCGCCAAGTTGGTGGCGTGCCCACCGAAGATGGCCGTTTTGTAAACACCGGTTTGTTATTTCGGAGCGGTTACCTCAGCGACCTTTCGGGTGACTCCTTTAATCTTCTCCAAGGTTTGGAGCTACGCAATATGGTGGATTTACGCCGACTCACCGAAAGCCAGGAACGGCCTCATCCCAAACTGTTGGATTGCCGGGTGCATGCTTTTTCAGTTTCTGAAGATGACAACGAGTTTGCGGTCATCGCCAACCGGTTGGGTGAACCGGGTTTGTCGCAACAAGCGCCAGAAATGATTGCCCAATATTTTGCCGGCAATATCACTCATCGCCTAGATCGCTACCGCCCGGTTTTTCAGTTTGTTACCAACCCTGACCACTACCCATTGTTGTTTAATTGCACCGCAGGTAAAGACCGCACTGGTTTTGTGGCGGCCATCGTGTTGCGTTTGTTGGGGGTAGAAGAGTCCGTGGTGGTTGACGATTTTCTTTTAAGCAACGAGGTCCGCCGAGTGTGGATCGACCAAAAATTTGTGGAGTTTCGTGATCGCTTGGCTCAGGAATCTGGTGTAGCGCCAGAAAGTTTAGACGACGACGTGTTGGCCCCGTTACGCGTGTTGTTGCTGACCCAAGCCTCTTTTATTGAAGCAGTCTTTGCTGCGGTGGAGCGTCAGTGGTCTTCCTGGGACGTTTTTCGCCGAGATGGGTTAGGCATTGACGACGCCCAGTTTTCGCGGTTTCAAAAATCTTTACTGGTTTAA
- a CDS encoding ferredoxin, with product MKITVDAEKCEGHSRCYSLAPELVDVDDYGNAFVLNEGQVLEGMEERAQLIVDNCPEFAIEIHEG from the coding sequence ATGAAGATCACCGTTGACGCCGAAAAATGCGAAGGCCATAGCCGTTGCTACTCGCTGGCCCCTGAGTTGGTAGACGTAGATGACTACGGCAACGCCTTTGTCCTCAACGAAGGTCAGGTTCTCGAGGGCATGGAAGAACGAGCTCAACTCATCGTGGACAACTGCCCAGAGTTCGCTATCGAAATTCACGAGGGTTAA
- a CDS encoding TetR/AcrR family transcriptional regulator, producing the protein MNAKPRGAQQVKVALVAAAVRLLGQRPPHQISGRELAEEAGVNYGLVHHYFGSKEVLLQAGLADLASSFAEGPIDESWSSDEPFSIRHRMDYLRALAFSSISGELEGLSTVHPVIEDSLKKVSVLRGKGQDPDKQTLTDVAVGTLFQLGWSLFEQRVLPGFAFDKEEEAEFEKRLRATLRAIMLDGDVAKATQATLHGKS; encoded by the coding sequence ATGAACGCCAAGCCACGGGGAGCCCAACAGGTAAAAGTAGCTTTGGTGGCGGCGGCCGTGAGGTTATTGGGGCAACGCCCACCTCATCAAATTTCTGGCCGAGAACTGGCCGAAGAAGCGGGGGTGAACTATGGGTTGGTTCACCACTATTTTGGCTCAAAGGAAGTTTTACTGCAAGCAGGTTTGGCGGACTTGGCGTCTTCTTTTGCCGAGGGGCCAATTGATGAGTCTTGGTCTTCAGACGAACCATTTTCTATACGCCATCGCATGGATTATTTGCGAGCGTTAGCGTTTTCTTCAATCTCGGGGGAACTCGAAGGCCTTTCAACCGTGCACCCGGTGATTGAAGATTCATTAAAGAAGGTGAGTGTTTTACGGGGGAAAGGCCAAGACCCGGATAAACAAACGCTTACCGATGTGGCGGTGGGAACACTCTTCCAACTGGGTTGGTCTCTTTTTGAACAACGAGTGTTGCCGGGTTTTGCCTTTGACAAAGAAGAAGAGGCTGAATTTGAAAAACGTCTACGCGCCACCTTGCGGGCCATCATGTTGGATGGGGATGTAGCCAAGGCGACACAAGCAACCCTGCACGGTAAGTCTTAG
- a CDS encoding cytochrome P450: MTDADRCPVENLATDYDIFDPDYITDPVPAWSEIREGQCPIAHTDRWGGSWLPTRYEDVQALAKMVPALSSKAPTVVDLPPEFRDTESTSYNAAAPISADPPEQTWTRKALLPFFTPKAIAPQRTYTETLCHELIDGFIDRGNCDGAVNYAQQIPPRVIAHKLGVGSERVDEFIIWVQGVLEIGLTQPELRVHYRNVIRSFFEEQVAERKASPGDDLISELLKTEIDGQPLPDEVIVGMCNLQLVAGIDTTWSSIGSALWHFATHEEDRRRMAATDHHDPLWDSAIEELLRAYSPVTMARRVTEVVEYQNVTMQPGDKVLMNFPGANHDPEVFENPDQVILDRQRNRHIAFGAGIHRCAGSNLARMEMEVALKTWFTRIPEFTLANPDEVTWAGGQVRGPRIMALNFG, from the coding sequence ATGACCGATGCCGACCGCTGCCCGGTAGAAAACCTGGCTACCGATTACGACATTTTTGACCCGGACTACATCACCGACCCTGTACCGGCTTGGTCAGAAATACGGGAAGGCCAATGCCCTATTGCCCACACCGATCGCTGGGGCGGCTCATGGCTCCCCACCCGATATGAAGACGTACAAGCCTTAGCCAAAATGGTGCCTGCTCTTTCTTCTAAGGCGCCCACCGTGGTGGATTTACCACCAGAATTTCGCGACACCGAAAGCACCAGTTACAACGCCGCAGCCCCCATTAGTGCCGACCCGCCTGAACAAACCTGGACCCGCAAAGCTTTGTTGCCGTTTTTTACGCCCAAAGCCATTGCCCCACAACGCACCTACACCGAAACCCTCTGCCACGAACTCATTGACGGGTTCATCGACCGCGGCAACTGCGACGGCGCCGTCAACTACGCCCAACAAATTCCACCCCGGGTTATCGCCCACAAACTCGGCGTGGGCAGCGAGCGAGTAGACGAGTTCATTATCTGGGTACAAGGAGTACTCGAGATTGGGTTGACCCAACCAGAACTTCGTGTGCACTACCGAAACGTCATCCGTAGCTTCTTTGAAGAACAAGTTGCCGAGCGAAAAGCAAGCCCTGGCGATGATCTAATTTCTGAACTTTTAAAAACCGAAATAGACGGCCAACCCCTCCCCGACGAAGTCATCGTGGGCATGTGCAACCTGCAGTTGGTAGCCGGCATTGACACCACCTGGTCGTCTATTGGCTCCGCCCTTTGGCACTTTGCTACCCACGAAGAAGACCGCCGCCGTATGGCCGCCACCGACCACCACGACCCGCTCTGGGACTCCGCCATTGAAGAACTCTTACGGGCCTACTCGCCAGTCACCATGGCCCGCCGGGTCACCGAGGTGGTGGAATACCAAAATGTCACCATGCAACCCGGCGACAAAGTATTGATGAACTTCCCCGGCGCCAACCACGACCCCGAGGTATTCGAAAACCCCGACCAAGTGATCTTGGACCGGCAACGCAACCGCCACATCGCCTTCGGCGCCGGCATCCACCGCTGCGCCGGGTCCAACCTGGCCCGCATGGAAATGGAAGTAGCCCTCAAAACCTGGTTCACTCGCATCCCCGAATTCACCTTGGCCAACCCCGATGAAGTCACCTGGGCCGGCGGCCAAGTACGCGGCCCCCGCATCATGGCCCTCAACTTCGGCTGA
- a CDS encoding cytochrome P450: MTDTERCPVENVATDYDIFDPDYINDPVPAWTEIREGQCPIAHTERWGGSWLPTRYEDVQALAKMVPELSSANPGPIVVNVPEEFRRPEREGLNGAAPISADPPEQTWTRKALLPHFTPKAIAPQRTYTETLCQELIDGFIDNGGCDGAVNYAQQIPPRVIAHKLGVDENMVDEFIVWVRGVLEIGLTQPELRLKYGDMIHGFFADEVAERRQNPQDDLITALCNTEVDGQMLPDQVIVGMCNLQLVAGIDTTWSSIGSALWHFATHEEDRRRMAATDHDDPLWDSAIEELLRAYSAVTMARTVMEPVEISGASLQTGDKVLMNFPGANHDPEVFENPDQVILDRQRNRHIAFGAGIHRCAGSNLARMEMEVALKTWFARIPEFTLANPDEVTWAGGQVRGPRILPLNFG, encoded by the coding sequence ATGACCGACACCGAACGCTGCCCAGTAGAAAATGTCGCCACCGATTACGACATTTTTGACCCCGACTACATCAACGACCCGGTGCCCGCCTGGACAGAAATACGGGAAGGTCAATGCCCTATTGCTCACACCGAACGGTGGGGCGGATCATGGCTCCCCACCCGCTACGAAGACGTGCAGGCCTTAGCCAAAATGGTGCCTGAACTTTCGAGCGCCAACCCTGGCCCCATCGTGGTCAACGTTCCCGAAGAGTTCCGCCGACCGGAACGCGAAGGCCTCAACGGAGCGGCCCCCATCAGTGCCGACCCGCCTGAACAAACCTGGACCCGCAAAGCGCTGCTTCCACATTTCACCCCCAAAGCCATTGCCCCACAACGCACCTACACCGAAACCCTCTGCCAAGAACTCATCGACGGGTTCATAGACAACGGTGGCTGCGACGGCGCCGTCAACTACGCCCAACAAATCCCCCCTCGGGTTATTGCCCACAAGCTCGGCGTAGATGAAAACATGGTTGACGAATTCATCGTCTGGGTGCGCGGCGTTCTAGAAATAGGCCTCACTCAACCCGAATTGCGTCTCAAATACGGCGACATGATCCACGGCTTCTTCGCCGATGAGGTAGCCGAGCGCCGCCAAAACCCCCAAGACGACCTCATCACCGCCCTCTGTAACACCGAGGTCGATGGCCAAATGTTGCCCGACCAGGTAATCGTAGGGATGTGCAACCTGCAGTTAGTGGCCGGCATTGACACCACCTGGTCCTCTATTGGCTCAGCACTTTGGCACTTTGCTACCCACGAAGAAGACCGCCGCCGTATGGCCGCTACCGACCACGACGACCCCCTCTGGGATTCCGCCATTGAAGAACTACTACGGGCCTACTCGGCGGTCACCATGGCCCGCACGGTTATGGAACCTGTTGAAATAAGCGGCGCCAGTTTGCAAACTGGTGACAAGGTGTTGATGAACTTCCCCGGTGCCAACCACGACCCCGAGGTATTCGAAAACCCCGACCAAGTCATTTTGGACCGACAACGCAACCGCCACATCGCCTTCGGCGCCGGCATCCACCGCTGCGCCGGGTCCAACCTAGCCCGCATGGAAATGGAAGTAGCCCTCAAAACCTGGTTCGCTCGCATCCCCGAATTCACCTTGGCCAATCCCGATGAGGTGACCTGGGCCGGCGGCCAAGTACGCGGCCCCCGCATCTTGCCCCTCAACTTCGGCTAA
- a CDS encoding DUF2017 family protein: MLSQRQAFRNRPRQGLIEICLDDHDRLLIADLAGQFRSLLSEGDDAALQRLYPTAYPDHPEHNVEYGQLVHDDLLRGRLEAIEVVEATAQEPSLSLDQLNAWITVVSGLRLVVGTRLDVSEQDEFDPEAEDAPMQSLLWWLAMLLDEAVTAASDYLPDPLTP, encoded by the coding sequence ATGCTTTCGCAGCGCCAAGCTTTTCGTAACCGCCCTCGGCAAGGCTTAATTGAGATTTGTCTTGATGACCATGACCGGTTGTTGATCGCTGACTTGGCGGGGCAGTTTCGTTCGTTGCTTTCCGAAGGAGACGATGCTGCTTTGCAACGTCTTTATCCCACCGCTTACCCCGATCACCCGGAACACAATGTGGAGTACGGCCAGTTGGTTCACGACGATTTGTTGCGGGGGCGTCTCGAAGCCATAGAGGTTGTGGAGGCCACTGCTCAGGAGCCTTCTCTTAGCCTTGACCAGTTAAACGCTTGGATCACCGTGGTGAGTGGTTTGCGATTGGTAGTAGGCACTCGACTTGATGTTTCTGAACAAGATGAGTTTGACCCGGAGGCTGAAGATGCCCCCATGCAGTCGCTTTTATGGTGGCTAGCCATGCTGTTAGACGAAGCCGTTACGGCGGCCAGCGACTACCTGCCCGACCCGTTAACGCCTTGA
- a CDS encoding aldehyde dehydrogenase family protein: MTFHENIYINGAWVPSGGDTGIEVINPSTEEVIGSTPRGVAADVDAAVAAARAAFGPWAALSLEERLGYIEGLAGQLGARMQEMGALISSEMGMPTMLANMIQAGLPTATTGSVPGTARAFAFEEDLGRTLVTRDAVGVVACITPWNYPLHQIMAKIAPAMAVGCTVVLKPSEVAPLNAFLLAEIIDGLGFPPGVFNLVSGLGPEVGEAMAAHPDIDMISFTGSTRAGTRVAEVAAPNVTRVHQELGGKSANIILDDADFSAAIPGAVNACFLNSGQTCSALTRLLVPADRMDEAAELAGQIAAAFTPGAADGEGTRLGPLVSQAQWDRVQGLIQTGIDEGATLVTGGTGKPEGLDVGYHTQPTVFANVTNDMAIARQEIFGPVLSIIGYTDDADAVAIANDSDYGLSGGVWGTDPDRALSVAQRLRTGQVDMNGSILNTDAPFGGYKKSGNGRELGRHGMEEFLEAKQINLPAG; this comes from the coding sequence ATGACTTTCCATGAAAACATTTACATCAACGGTGCTTGGGTGCCTTCGGGCGGCGACACCGGCATTGAGGTAATCAACCCCTCCACTGAAGAAGTCATTGGTTCAACGCCACGCGGGGTGGCCGCCGATGTAGACGCGGCCGTAGCCGCGGCCCGAGCAGCCTTTGGACCTTGGGCTGCCCTGAGCCTCGAAGAACGCTTGGGCTACATTGAAGGATTGGCCGGACAATTAGGGGCTCGTATGCAAGAAATGGGTGCGCTTATTTCTTCCGAAATGGGTATGCCGACCATGTTGGCCAACATGATTCAAGCCGGTTTGCCGACCGCTACTACGGGCAGCGTGCCTGGTACCGCTCGGGCCTTTGCTTTTGAAGAAGACCTTGGTCGCACTTTGGTTACCCGCGACGCCGTTGGGGTAGTGGCTTGCATTACTCCGTGGAACTATCCGTTACATCAGATCATGGCCAAGATTGCTCCCGCTATGGCCGTGGGTTGCACCGTGGTGCTCAAGCCCAGCGAGGTTGCCCCATTGAATGCCTTTTTGTTGGCCGAAATCATTGATGGCTTGGGCTTCCCCCCGGGCGTCTTCAACCTGGTTTCTGGGCTGGGCCCCGAGGTCGGCGAAGCTATGGCCGCCCACCCCGACATCGACATGATTTCTTTTACCGGTTCTACCCGGGCCGGCACACGGGTAGCCGAGGTAGCTGCCCCCAACGTGACCCGGGTGCATCAAGAACTCGGCGGCAAGTCGGCCAACATTATTTTGGATGACGCCGATTTCTCGGCCGCTATTCCGGGTGCCGTCAACGCTTGCTTTTTAAACTCGGGCCAAACCTGTAGTGCCCTTACTCGTTTGTTGGTGCCAGCAGACCGCATGGATGAAGCGGCCGAATTGGCCGGGCAAATTGCCGCCGCCTTTACCCCGGGAGCGGCCGACGGTGAAGGTACCCGCCTCGGACCACTTGTTTCTCAAGCCCAGTGGGATCGGGTACAAGGCCTTATCCAAACCGGTATTGACGAAGGCGCCACTTTGGTAACCGGAGGAACCGGTAAACCGGAGGGCCTCGATGTGGGTTATCACACCCAACCGACGGTGTTCGCTAACGTCACCAACGACATGGCCATTGCGCGTCAAGAAATCTTTGGCCCGGTGCTTTCCATTATTGGTTACACCGATGATGCTGATGCAGTGGCCATTGCCAACGATTCGGACTACGGCCTTTCTGGTGGGGTGTGGGGCACCGACCCCGACCGTGCCTTGTCGGTGGCTCAGCGTTTACGCACCGGCCAGGTAGACATGAATGGTTCTATCTTGAACACCGATGCGCCTTTCGGTGGATACAAAAAATCGGGCAATGGTCGAGAGTTGGGTCGCCACGGGATGGAAGAATTTTTAGAGGCCAAGCAAATAAACCTGCCCGCTGGCTAG
- the clpS gene encoding ATP-dependent Clp protease adapter ClpS, giving the protein MNTPAPLEVEEPSIGQDSQVAADQPWIVLVWNDPINLMSYVSFVFQKLFGYSQEKADLLMLDVHDKGRAVVSSGTRERSELDVFRLHEHGLWATMQHEDA; this is encoded by the coding sequence ATGAATACTCCTGCCCCACTTGAGGTTGAAGAACCCAGCATTGGCCAAGACAGTCAGGTGGCTGCTGACCAACCGTGGATTGTTTTGGTGTGGAACGACCCCATCAACTTGATGTCCTACGTGTCGTTTGTTTTTCAAAAACTCTTTGGTTACTCCCAAGAAAAAGCTGACCTTTTAATGCTCGATGTTCACGACAAAGGGCGTGCCGTGGTTTCTTCGGGCACGAGAGAACGCTCCGAGTTAGATGTTTTTCGCTTGCATGAGCATGGGTTGTGGGCCACCATGCAACACGAGGACGCTTAA
- a CDS encoding arylsulfatase: MTEPVKRLFSEATGTPLSLDQAPAGAPNVVVVLLDDVGFGSFSTFGGPITTPACDRVAAQGLRYNQFHTTALCAPTRASLLTGRNHHTVHVGCITEVANSFPGYDSIIPAEAATVAEVLRSNGYATGMFGKGHLTPRWEVGPAGPFDRWPTGLGFDRFYGFLGAETSQFEPALYDQTTPIEPYVGRGDYHLTEDLAEQSINWMQQVKAHRPDRPFFCYFAPGAVHTPLQVPADWLDQFAGQFDEGWDALRQQIFEKQLTLGVIPAGTVNTPRPEEIPSWDEYPDRYKPVARRLMEVFAAFLAHTDAQVGKLIDALETMDEWENTLFVYVTGDNGASAEGTIHGAWSAPSFQNGVHEDPEWLLEHMDDFGTAACECHYNVGWAWAQDAPFQWMKQVASHFGGTRNAMALSWPQHITDAGGLRTQFHHVVDLAPTIYEAAGVKPPEVVNGVKQMPIEGTSMGYSFDEASAASKRTTQYFEILGNRAIYHEGYIASCFHGRVPWIRMASQPFDGPQEKWELYDITTDFSQSHDLAKEQPERLAEMKELFDAEARRNGVYPLRDPGDRLTADTRPPSPLQGAKQATYTPAHVRMPEGSVIDIKNRSFDLVARLEVDASDVEGVIVCQGGNLNGWTLYLQEGRPVYHYNLFGHQRTTVEASEPLTPGPHEVRVLFDYDGGFGKGGTAHLFVDQELLASERIEATVPVVFSMSGETFDVGVDTGAPVGLYPHLFPCTVTIKDVTITLLDEIDAETQQAITEGVFKAALAAQ, translated from the coding sequence ATGACTGAACCAGTTAAGCGACTTTTTTCTGAAGCGACCGGTACCCCGCTTTCTTTAGACCAAGCACCTGCTGGTGCCCCCAACGTGGTGGTGGTGTTGCTTGACGATGTGGGCTTCGGGTCGTTTTCTACTTTTGGTGGCCCCATAACTACTCCAGCATGTGATCGTGTCGCTGCCCAAGGTTTGCGCTACAACCAGTTCCACACCACGGCACTTTGTGCCCCCACCCGTGCTTCGCTGCTTACTGGCCGCAACCACCACACCGTGCACGTGGGATGCATTACCGAGGTGGCGAACTCTTTCCCTGGCTATGACTCAATAATCCCTGCGGAGGCAGCCACGGTGGCCGAAGTACTTCGCTCCAATGGATATGCCACCGGCATGTTTGGCAAAGGCCATCTCACCCCCCGGTGGGAGGTAGGCCCGGCTGGCCCCTTTGACCGTTGGCCCACAGGCTTGGGTTTTGATCGCTTCTATGGTTTTCTGGGTGCAGAAACGTCGCAATTTGAACCGGCCCTTTATGACCAAACCACTCCCATTGAGCCTTATGTGGGTCGAGGGGATTACCACCTCACCGAAGATTTGGCAGAGCAGTCCATCAATTGGATGCAGCAAGTAAAAGCGCACCGACCGGATCGGCCGTTTTTTTGTTATTTTGCTCCCGGTGCGGTGCATACGCCCTTGCAGGTTCCGGCCGACTGGCTTGACCAATTTGCTGGTCAGTTCGATGAAGGCTGGGATGCTCTCCGGCAACAAATTTTTGAGAAACAATTGACCTTAGGGGTTATCCCGGCCGGCACGGTGAACACGCCTCGTCCAGAAGAAATACCCAGTTGGGATGAATACCCCGATCGGTACAAACCGGTGGCTCGACGCCTTATGGAAGTATTTGCGGCCTTTTTGGCCCACACCGACGCGCAGGTAGGAAAGCTGATTGATGCGTTAGAAACCATGGATGAATGGGAAAATACTCTTTTTGTTTATGTCACGGGCGACAACGGGGCTTCGGCCGAGGGAACCATTCATGGGGCCTGGTCGGCTCCTTCGTTTCAAAACGGGGTACACGAAGACCCGGAATGGCTCTTAGAACACATGGACGACTTTGGTACCGCAGCATGTGAATGCCATTACAACGTGGGGTGGGCGTGGGCTCAGGACGCACCGTTTCAATGGATGAAACAAGTGGCGTCGCATTTTGGGGGAACCCGTAACGCCATGGCTTTGTCGTGGCCTCAACACATTACTGATGCCGGTGGTTTGCGCACTCAGTTCCATCATGTGGTCGACTTGGCGCCCACTATTTATGAGGCCGCCGGGGTGAAGCCTCCCGAGGTAGTGAACGGGGTGAAGCAGATGCCTATTGAGGGAACCTCCATGGGGTACTCCTTTGACGAGGCCTCAGCGGCGAGCAAAAGAACTACCCAATATTTTGAGATTCTGGGTAATCGAGCTATTTACCACGAGGGCTACATTGCATCGTGTTTTCATGGGAGGGTGCCATGGATTCGTATGGCCAGCCAACCCTTTGATGGCCCGCAAGAAAAATGGGAACTCTACGACATCACGACTGACTTTTCTCAGAGCCACGACTTAGCCAAAGAACAACCCGAGCGTTTGGCTGAAATGAAAGAACTCTTTGATGCGGAGGCCCGCCGCAATGGCGTTTACCCGTTACGCGACCCCGGGGACCGCCTCACCGCCGACACCCGCCCGCCCTCTCCGTTGCAAGGGGCAAAGCAGGCCACCTACACGCCGGCCCATGTACGCATGCCGGAAGGCAGCGTGATTGATATTAAAAACCGGTCGTTTGATTTGGTTGCCCGGTTAGAAGTGGATGCTTCAGATGTTGAAGGGGTCATCGTGTGTCAGGGGGGAAACCTCAATGGGTGGACGCTTTATTTGCAAGAGGGGCGGCCGGTTTATCATTACAACTTGTTTGGACACCAGCGAACGACGGTAGAAGCATCAGAACCTTTAACTCCCGGGCCCCACGAGGTGCGGGTACTTTTTGATTACGACGGAGGTTTTGGCAAAGGGGGAACCGCTCACCTGTTTGTTGATCAAGAACTGTTGGCTTCGGAACGCATAGAAGCCACCGTGCCGGTGGTTTTTTCTATGAGTGGAGAAACCTTCGATGTGGGCGTGGATACCGGTGCCCCGGTGGGCTTGTACCCGCATCTGTTTCCTTGCACGGTCACCATTAAAGACGTCACCATCACCTTGTTAGATGAAATTGATGCTGAAACTCAACAAGCGATCACTGAGGGTGTGTTTAAAGCTGCTTTGGCTGCGCAGTAA
- a CDS encoding heme A synthase: protein MTLTLSPSTYRRITGWALFFLAAIVVTGGAVRLTGSGLGCPDWPTCEYDQFAPESGIHGWVEFGNRLITGLVSVAVILAVLGSVRRTPRRNDLLRWSWGLVAGMVGQIVLGGIVVLSHLNPWLVLGHFGLSMLLIWNAVVLHHKAGDHPEKAAPLFIRRLSSVLVGWALIVLATGTLVTGSGPHTGSREDPIERLPFAITEIARIHGSVVVIFLLLVTLFGTQIFLHPGTKALQPWARLLGLVVVGQAALGWTQYFTGVPEILVGLHIAGATALWATLVKIWLTAAGSS, encoded by the coding sequence GTGACCCTCACTCTTTCTCCTTCAACGTATCGCCGGATTACTGGTTGGGCGCTATTTTTTTTAGCAGCCATTGTGGTCACCGGTGGGGCGGTTCGTTTAACCGGTTCTGGTCTGGGTTGCCCCGATTGGCCTACCTGCGAGTACGACCAGTTTGCTCCGGAATCTGGCATTCATGGGTGGGTAGAGTTCGGTAACCGGTTGATCACTGGGTTGGTTTCGGTGGCCGTAATTTTGGCGGTACTGGGTTCGGTGCGGCGAACACCACGCCGAAATGACTTGCTGCGTTGGTCGTGGGGGTTGGTGGCTGGCATGGTGGGCCAAATTGTTTTAGGTGGGATCGTGGTGCTCAGCCACTTGAACCCTTGGCTGGTCTTGGGGCACTTTGGACTTTCCATGCTGCTGATTTGGAACGCCGTGGTGTTGCACCACAAAGCAGGCGACCACCCGGAAAAAGCTGCACCTCTATTTATTCGCCGTTTAAGTTCGGTTTTAGTTGGCTGGGCGCTAATTGTTTTGGCTACCGGAACGCTAGTTACCGGTTCGGGGCCTCATACCGGTAGCCGTGAGGACCCCATAGAGCGTCTTCCTTTTGCCATTACTGAGATTGCTCGCATACATGGTTCAGTGGTGGTGATCTTTTTACTTTTGGTAACTCTTTTCGGTACCCAGATTTTTCTTCATCCCGGAACTAAGGCACTGCAACCTTGGGCTCGTTTGCTGGGTTTAGTGGTGGTCGGCCAGGCCGCACTTGGTTGGACGCAATATTTCACGGGAGTGCCAGAAATTTTGGTTGGTTTACATATTGCGGGAGCGACCGCTTTGTGGGCCACGCTGGTAAAAATTTGGCTGACCGCCGCCGGGTCTTCATGA